The following coding sequences lie in one Leptospira saintgironsiae genomic window:
- a CDS encoding methyl-accepting chemotaxis protein, which translates to MHSELKDYESGLYSLFLPGQSKESLSSKLENLKTTRSSIVSDLKEFSIGLKNPEDLQQFLKDFDSLEESILAAKGILGIQAKDTRENFLNQVSENSLPKLEKLKSDWEKTRSSISIPVQKEGPLYYHFLFAIFGTLLLPALVIYLKPFSSGNIVSTGKSDSEEFIRIKTALDNVTTNIMMADQNLKVTYMNKSIRKMFGNAEEDIKKQLSQFRVESLMGSIIDSYHKNPAHQRGILKELNQTFRSSIDIGGRSFDLIANPILTESGERLGAVVEWADVTEQKKLLEARKLENEELTRIKVALDNTSTNIMIADTHLNIKYMNKAIVKMFEIGESDIRKQLTNFHLNKLLGSNIDSYHKNPAHQRGILGSFANTFKSSIEIGGRTFDLIANPILTDNGDRLGAVVEWSDVTEQKKVAEARKLENDELTRIKVALDNTSTNVMIADNDFNIKYMNKAVYKMFQNSEGDIRKQLASFNLQSLLGTNIDTFHKNPAHQRNLVGNLSTTYESSIVISGRTFNLIANPILSAEGQRLGAVVEWSDVTAELAVQKEIEEIVGAAAKGDFRTRVRLEGKEGFFRSLGEGINSFLQVSETGLTEVVDALERLANGDLTSKIENEYFGTFGKLKEYGNTTVDKLNEIMGDIVMKAGSLVGSAGEVSSTANSLSQGASEQAASVEQTTSSLEEMTASIDQNASNSKQTEQIASQSSKDAEDGGKSVTETVTAMKQIAEKISIIEDIAYQTNLLALNAAIEAARAGEHGRGFAVVASEVRKLAERSQKSANEISGLAVSSVAIAEKAGKLINEIVPNIRKTADLVQEITASSEEQASGVVEINKAMGQLDQVSQQNASASEELAAIAEEMNSQAESLRESVLFFRLSKESQGRESSGNGSKSLASVRTVSVHDKPKFEKY; encoded by the coding sequence ATACATTCAGAACTAAAAGATTACGAATCTGGTTTGTATTCTTTATTTCTGCCTGGCCAAAGTAAGGAATCCCTTTCCTCTAAATTGGAAAATCTGAAGACCACCCGAAGTTCGATTGTATCAGACCTGAAAGAATTTTCTATCGGTTTAAAAAACCCAGAAGATTTACAACAATTCCTAAAGGATTTTGATTCACTTGAGGAAAGTATTCTGGCTGCAAAAGGTATTTTAGGCATCCAAGCCAAGGATACGAGAGAGAATTTTTTAAATCAGGTTTCTGAAAATTCATTACCTAAATTAGAAAAATTGAAATCCGATTGGGAAAAAACAAGGTCTTCTATTTCTATTCCTGTCCAGAAAGAAGGCCCGCTCTATTATCATTTTCTTTTCGCGATTTTCGGGACTCTTCTTTTACCTGCATTGGTGATTTACTTAAAACCTTTCTCTTCCGGAAATATTGTTAGTACAGGAAAGTCTGATTCTGAAGAATTCATTCGAATCAAGACTGCTTTAGACAATGTCACTACAAATATAATGATGGCGGACCAAAACTTAAAGGTCACATACATGAACAAGTCCATCAGAAAGATGTTTGGAAATGCAGAAGAAGATATCAAAAAACAACTCAGCCAATTCCGGGTGGAGTCTTTGATGGGTTCGATTATTGATAGCTATCATAAAAACCCCGCTCATCAAAGAGGTATCTTAAAGGAACTAAACCAAACGTTCCGTTCCAGTATTGATATCGGTGGCAGAAGTTTTGATCTGATTGCAAATCCAATTCTAACTGAATCAGGAGAAAGACTCGGAGCTGTCGTAGAATGGGCAGACGTAACCGAACAAAAGAAACTGTTAGAGGCTCGTAAACTAGAGAACGAGGAACTTACCCGCATTAAAGTTGCTTTGGATAATACCAGCACTAACATCATGATCGCTGATACTCATTTGAACATTAAATATATGAACAAGGCGATCGTGAAGATGTTTGAGATAGGTGAATCCGATATTAGAAAACAACTTACCAATTTTCATTTAAACAAATTGTTAGGTTCTAATATAGACTCTTATCATAAAAACCCAGCTCACCAAAGAGGAATACTGGGTTCATTTGCTAACACTTTCAAATCCAGTATAGAAATTGGAGGAAGAACATTCGACCTGATCGCTAACCCAATTCTCACTGATAATGGAGATAGATTGGGTGCGGTTGTAGAATGGTCAGATGTAACTGAACAGAAGAAAGTCGCAGAAGCTCGTAAACTAGAGAATGACGAGCTTACTCGTATTAAAGTAGCATTAGACAACACTTCTACCAATGTGATGATAGCTGATAATGATTTTAACATCAAGTATATGAATAAAGCAGTATATAAGATGTTCCAGAACAGCGAAGGAGATATTAGAAAACAATTAGCTTCTTTCAATTTGCAAAGTTTGCTTGGAACAAATATTGATACCTTCCATAAGAACCCTGCTCACCAAAGGAATTTAGTCGGCAATTTGAGCACAACGTATGAGTCTTCTATCGTGATTAGCGGAAGGACATTTAACCTGATCGCGAATCCTATCTTAAGCGCTGAAGGCCAGAGACTCGGAGCTGTTGTAGAATGGTCCGATGTTACAGCTGAACTTGCAGTCCAAAAAGAGATCGAGGAGATCGTAGGCGCAGCAGCAAAAGGAGATTTCAGAACTAGAGTCCGATTAGAAGGAAAAGAAGGCTTCTTTAGAAGTTTAGGAGAAGGTATCAATTCATTCTTACAGGTCAGCGAAACTGGGCTAACTGAAGTAGTAGATGCTTTGGAAAGATTGGCGAATGGAGATCTAACTTCTAAAATTGAGAACGAATATTTCGGAACATTCGGAAAATTGAAAGAATATGGAAATACTACAGTAGATAAACTGAACGAGATCATGGGTGATATCGTTATGAAAGCAGGAAGTCTTGTAGGCTCCGCTGGAGAAGTTTCCTCTACTGCAAATTCACTTAGCCAAGGTGCATCCGAACAAGCCGCCTCTGTAGAACAAACTACTTCTTCATTAGAAGAGATGACTGCTTCTATTGATCAAAATGCTAGTAATTCAAAACAGACTGAACAGATCGCAAGCCAATCTTCTAAGGATGCAGAAGATGGAGGTAAATCAGTAACAGAAACAGTGACTGCGATGAAACAGATTGCGGAAAAGATTTCGATTATTGAGGATATTGCTTACCAAACCAACCTACTCGCTCTGAACGCAGCGATTGAAGCAGCAAGAGCTGGAGAACATGGAAGAGGATTCGCAGTAGTAGCTTCTGAGGTTAGAAAGTTAGCAGAAAGAAGCCAAAAATCTGCAAATGAGATCTCTGGTCTTGCTGTGTCTTCCGTGGCAATCGCAGAAAAAGCAGGAAAACTAATCAATGAGATTGTCCCGAATATTAGAAAAACTGCAGATTTGGTACAAGAGATCACAGCTTCCAGCGAAGAACAGGCTTCCGGAGTAGTAGAGATCAATAAGGCAATGGGACAGTTGGATCAGGTTTCTCAGCAAAATGCTTCTGCTTCTGAAGAATTAGCAGCGATTGCAGAAGAGATGAATAGCCAAGCAGAATCTTTAAGAGAATCCGTACTATTCTTCAGATTGAGCAAAGAATCTCAGGGAAGAGAAAGTTCGGGTAATGGATCTAAAAGTTTAGCGTCAGTGAGAACTGTAAGTGTTCATGATAAACCTAAGTTTGAAAAATACTGA
- a CDS encoding chemotaxis protein CheA → MDLSEIKEAFIQESLELLSGAELHLLRMENGEFDEEAIHSMFRSVHTVKGTAGMFGYESIEECSHELETLLDLARSGKTELDPSKIDFLLRAIDHLKKIVEDPIPGKDLPPGLEAEQVKIIKEAQTFTGKTSEKKEIRTSVTDPDTSKSKPEKQGSVNSHWQITFFPGENIFKDGMDPFSFLKYLRTIGEIQYLYVYKTKLPDWNNWDSENCYLGYEVQLKTSSEKKDLEAVFSFVKDSSFLRVVPPNSSEEIFHTISNEIPCEKEEYFKALELQGLQFQSPVPTHSSEISKEQSSSKKSEGEKTQTNQTVPKLIRIDSAKVDQLVNLVGELIISEASLGRLLVDKEDSDLNESAEILSRLVGEIRETAMALRMVPIGELFEKYRRTVRDISLELGKEVDFEILGGETELDRSVIEKINDPIVHILRNALDHGIEPSQERANLGKSQRGKLKIQASHSTGSISIEISDDGKGINHERIRQKAIEKGLIDPAQVLNEQEIFNLIFQPGFSTAESVTSLSGRGVGMDVVLRNIESLRGSVNVQSEFGKGSVFSIRLPLTLAIIDGFLVRACDSYFVVPMDWVRETMESELQLLPEEIAGSINLRGEVLPILHLGRFLGLPDPDEGRKNVLVLEHDGRNFGILVNDLLGEIQSVIKPLNEIFKGIQCISGTSVLGTGKIAFILDVPGLHSLLKIQRTNLRDRTFAR, encoded by the coding sequence ATGGATCTCTCGGAAATTAAGGAAGCATTTATACAGGAATCTCTGGAACTATTGTCCGGAGCAGAATTACATCTTTTGCGCATGGAAAACGGAGAGTTCGATGAGGAAGCAATCCATTCAATGTTCCGATCCGTCCATACTGTAAAAGGAACCGCAGGAATGTTCGGATATGAATCTATAGAAGAATGTTCTCATGAACTGGAAACCCTACTCGATCTCGCTAGATCCGGAAAAACGGAATTAGATCCTTCTAAAATAGATTTTTTATTAAGAGCGATAGACCATTTAAAGAAGATTGTAGAAGATCCAATTCCGGGCAAAGATTTACCACCTGGATTAGAGGCAGAACAGGTAAAAATCATAAAAGAGGCCCAAACATTTACAGGCAAAACTTCTGAAAAAAAGGAAATTAGAACTTCTGTAACTGATCCTGATACAAGTAAGAGTAAACCCGAAAAACAAGGATCAGTTAACTCTCATTGGCAAATTACATTCTTCCCTGGGGAAAATATATTTAAGGATGGAATGGATCCATTCTCATTTTTAAAATATCTTAGAACTATTGGAGAAATTCAATACTTATACGTTTATAAAACAAAACTGCCAGATTGGAATAACTGGGATTCAGAAAATTGTTATTTAGGTTACGAGGTCCAACTTAAGACATCATCAGAGAAGAAGGATCTGGAAGCTGTTTTTTCATTCGTAAAAGATTCTTCATTTTTAAGAGTTGTTCCTCCAAATTCTTCGGAAGAAATATTTCATACGATATCAAACGAGATACCTTGTGAAAAAGAAGAATATTTCAAGGCTCTGGAATTACAAGGCCTCCAATTTCAGTCGCCCGTTCCAACACATTCTTCAGAAATTTCTAAAGAACAAAGTTCTTCCAAAAAGTCTGAAGGAGAAAAAACACAAACGAATCAAACCGTTCCGAAACTTATACGTATAGACTCCGCAAAAGTAGATCAATTGGTCAATCTTGTAGGAGAGTTAATCATCTCCGAAGCAAGCTTAGGTCGATTACTTGTGGATAAAGAGGATTCTGATCTAAACGAATCTGCAGAAATATTATCGAGACTCGTAGGAGAAATTCGAGAGACAGCCATGGCACTTCGAATGGTGCCTATCGGAGAACTTTTCGAAAAATATAGAAGAACTGTGAGAGACATTTCCTTGGAACTTGGAAAGGAAGTGGATTTTGAAATTTTAGGCGGAGAAACGGAATTAGACCGTTCAGTCATCGAAAAGATAAACGATCCTATCGTTCATATATTAAGAAACGCTTTAGATCATGGAATAGAACCCAGTCAGGAAAGAGCTAATCTTGGAAAATCCCAAAGAGGAAAATTAAAGATCCAAGCCTCTCATTCCACCGGAAGTATTTCCATAGAGATCTCAGATGATGGTAAAGGGATCAATCATGAAAGGATCAGACAAAAGGCAATCGAAAAAGGTCTTATCGATCCTGCCCAAGTATTAAACGAACAAGAAATTTTTAATCTAATTTTCCAACCAGGATTTTCCACTGCTGAGTCGGTTACAAGTTTATCAGGCAGAGGTGTTGGAATGGATGTTGTACTTAGAAATATAGAATCCCTGCGAGGATCTGTGAATGTACAATCAGAATTTGGAAAAGGTTCTGTATTCTCAATTCGACTCCCTCTTACACTTGCTATCATAGATGGATTTTTAGTCAGAGCCTGCGATTCTTACTTCGTAGTGCCTATGGACTGGGTAAGAGAGACAATGGAGTCGGAACTCCAACTTCTACCCGAAGAAATCGCAGGTTCTATCAACTTAAGAGGAGAAGTTCTCCCGATTTTACATCTAGGAAGATTTCTCGGACTCCCTGATCCTGATGAAGGAAGGAAGAACGTACTAGTTCTAGAACATGACGGTAGAAATTTCGGGATCCTAGTCAATGACCTACTAGGAGAAATCCAATCTGTAATCAAACCTTTGAATGAAATTTTCAAAGGGATCCAATGTATTAGCGGGACCTCAGTTTTAGGAACAGGAAAGATCGCGTTCATCCTAGACGTTCCGGGTCTTCATTCTCTTTTAAAAATCCAAAGAACTAATTTGAGAGATAGAACATTCGCTCGTTAA
- a CDS encoding STAS domain-containing protein: MSLEIKVSELGQKNSRPIFRLDLSGEASIYYASDWKSKLQSLLERNPTRIEIDTSALEKVDSSFIQSLILLKKDSLFKSWDLAILNHPNCLLEFYDLYGLIGFFQDRIRISKKDSSSFKFSYGLEKV; encoded by the coding sequence ATGTCATTGGAAATTAAAGTATCAGAACTAGGTCAAAAGAATTCTAGACCGATCTTTCGTTTAGATCTTTCTGGAGAAGCTTCTATATATTATGCCTCTGATTGGAAATCAAAGCTCCAATCTCTTTTAGAAAGGAATCCTACTCGGATAGAGATTGATACATCTGCTTTAGAAAAGGTAGATTCTAGTTTTATTCAGTCATTAATTTTGCTTAAAAAAGATTCCCTATTTAAATCTTGGGATCTTGCAATTTTAAATCATCCAAATTGTTTATTAGAATTTTATGATCTTTACGGCTTGATCGGATTTTTTCAAGACCGTATCCGTATCTCTAAAAAAGATTCTTCTTCCTTCAAATTTTCATACGGATTGGAGAAGGTGTAA